The Methanocaldococcus jannaschii DSM 2661 genome has a segment encoding these proteins:
- the aspS gene encoding aspartate--tRNA(Asn) ligase, which translates to MKWRRTHYSADIKPEMDGQEVIIMGWVHSIRALGKIIFVILRDREGTVQIVAPKQKVGDELFSQIKKLGAEDVIAVKGKVIANEKAPNGFEILPLELEVINTAKRPLPLDPAEKVPAELDTRLENRFLDLRRPKVQAIFKIRSEMLKSVRNTLYNEGFIEVNTPKLVASCTEGGTELFPISYFEREAFLGQSPQLYKQMLMATGLDRVFEIAPIFRAEEHNTRRHLNEATSIDIEMAFADDKDAMDILEKVVYNAFVDVYENRKKEIETLGIEFELPPEKFDRITYDEAIDIANAKGVEISWGEDLSREAEKAIGEEMEGLYFITDWPSEIRPFYTMPDEKNPNICKAFDLMYKDLEISSGAQRIHLYDLLVENIKKKGLNPDGFTYYLEAFKYGMPPHAGWGLGADRFTMVLTQQENIRECVLFPRDRQRLTP; encoded by the coding sequence ATGAAGTGGAGAAGAACACACTACTCAGCAGATATTAAACCAGAAATGGATGGACAAGAAGTTATTATAATGGGATGGGTTCATTCAATTAGAGCTTTAGGGAAAATTATATTTGTTATTTTAAGAGATAGAGAAGGGACAGTGCAAATTGTAGCACCAAAACAAAAAGTTGGAGATGAGTTGTTTAGCCAAATAAAAAAACTTGGAGCAGAGGATGTTATAGCAGTTAAAGGAAAAGTTATAGCAAATGAAAAAGCACCAAATGGTTTTGAAATATTACCATTAGAGTTGGAGGTTATAAACACCGCTAAAAGACCTCTTCCTTTAGACCCAGCTGAAAAAGTCCCAGCAGAGTTAGATACAAGATTAGAAAATAGATTCTTAGATTTAAGAAGACCAAAAGTTCAGGCAATATTTAAAATTAGAAGTGAAATGCTAAAATCTGTAAGAAACACACTCTATAATGAGGGCTTTATTGAGGTAAATACACCAAAATTGGTAGCAAGTTGCACTGAGGGAGGAACTGAACTCTTCCCAATCTCATACTTTGAGAGAGAGGCATTTTTAGGGCAGAGTCCTCAGTTGTATAAGCAGATGTTAATGGCAACTGGGTTGGATAGAGTTTTTGAAATAGCTCCAATATTTAGGGCTGAGGAGCATAATACAAGGAGACATTTAAATGAAGCTACATCAATAGACATTGAAATGGCATTTGCTGATGATAAGGATGCTATGGATATATTGGAGAAAGTTGTTTATAACGCATTTGTAGATGTTTATGAGAATAGAAAGAAGGAGATTGAAACTTTAGGAATAGAGTTTGAGTTGCCACCAGAGAAGTTTGATAGAATCACTTACGATGAAGCTATTGACATTGCAAATGCAAAAGGTGTTGAAATTAGCTGGGGAGAAGATTTGAGTAGAGAGGCAGAGAAGGCTATTGGAGAGGAGATGGAAGGACTCTACTTTATAACTGACTGGCCTTCTGAAATTAGGCCGTTCTATACAATGCCAGATGAGAAAAATCCAAATATTTGTAAGGCATTTGATTTAATGTATAAAGATTTAGAGATTTCTTCAGGAGCTCAAAGGATTCACTTATATGATTTATTAGTTGAGAATATTAAAAAGAAGGGCTTAAACCCTGATGGATTTACATATTACTTAGAGGCATTTAAGTATGGAATGCCTCCACATGCAGGATGGGGATTAGGAGCGGATAGATTTACCATGGTATTAACTCAGCAAGAGAACATTAGAGAGTGTGTTTTATTCCCAAGAGATAGGCAGAGATTAACTCCATAA
- the taw2 gene encoding tRNA(Phe) (4-demethylwyosine(37)-C(7)) aminocarboxypropyltransferase Taw2, with the protein MGIKYQKIGDVVIVKKELSEDEIREIVKRTKCKAILLYTTQITGEFRTPHVKILYGKETETIHKEYGCLFKLDVAKIMWSQGNIEERKRMAFISNENEVVVDMFAGIGYFTIPLAKYSKPKLVYAIEKNPTAYHYLCENIKLNKLNNVIPILADNRDVELKDVADRVIMGYVHKTHKFLDKTFEFLKDRGVIHYHETVAEKIMYERPIERLKFYAEKNGYKLIDYEVRKIKKYAPGVWHVVVDAKFERI; encoded by the coding sequence ATGGGTATAAAATATCAAAAGATTGGAGATGTTGTTATCGTTAAAAAAGAATTAAGTGAGGATGAAATTAGAGAGATTGTAAAAAGAACTAAATGTAAAGCTATCTTGCTATACACAACCCAAATAACCGGTGAATTTAGAACTCCACATGTAAAAATCCTATATGGGAAAGAAACAGAAACAATCCATAAAGAATATGGCTGTTTGTTTAAGTTAGATGTTGCTAAGATTATGTGGAGTCAGGGAAATATTGAGGAAAGGAAAAGAATGGCATTTATAAGCAATGAGAATGAGGTAGTTGTTGATATGTTTGCTGGTATTGGTTATTTCACAATTCCATTAGCTAAATACTCAAAACCAAAGTTGGTCTATGCAATCGAAAAAAATCCTACAGCTTATCATTATCTATGTGAAAACATCAAATTAAATAAACTAAATAATGTCATCCCAATTTTAGCAGATAATAGAGACGTTGAGTTAAAAGATGTCGCAGATAGAGTTATCATGGGCTATGTACATAAAACACACAAATTTTTAGATAAGACTTTTGAATTTTTAAAAGATAGGGGAGTTATACATTATCATGAAACAGTAGCTGAAAAGATTATGTATGAAAGACCAATAGAGAGATTAAAATTCTATGCTGAAAAAAATGGCTATAAATTGATAGATTATGAAGTGAGAAAGATTAAAAAATACGCTCCAGGCGTTTGGCATGTTGTTGTAGATGCTAAATTTGAAAGGATTTGA
- a CDS encoding ACT domain-containing protein — MSRVVVSVIGQDRTGIVAGISKVLAENNANILDISQTIMDNLFAMIMLVDISNAKVDFATLKKELEKAGEELGVQVIVQHEDIFKYMHRI, encoded by the coding sequence ATGAGTAGAGTTGTAGTTTCAGTTATTGGGCAGGATAGAACAGGAATAGTTGCGGGAATCTCAAAAGTATTGGCTGAGAATAATGCAAACATCTTAGATATAAGCCAAACTATTATGGATAATCTATTTGCCATGATTATGCTCGTTGATATATCAAACGCTAAAGTAGATTTTGCAACACTAAAAAAAGAACTTGAAAAAGCTGGAGAAGAATTGGGTGTTCAAGTCATTGTCCAGCATGAAGATATATTTAAATACATGCATAGAATTTAA
- a CDS encoding NTPase: MIYNFKHYIHQFKGCGETMRIFITGMPGVGKTTLALKIAEKLKELGYKVGGFITKEIRDGGKRVGFKIITLDTNEETILAYVGDGKIKVGKYAVFIENLDNVGVEAIKRALKDADIIIIDELGAMEFKSRKFSEVVDEVIKSDKPLLATLHRNWVNKFKDKGELYTLTIENREKLFEEILNKILAGLK, encoded by the coding sequence ATGATTTATAACTTTAAACATTACATACATCAATTTAAGGGTTGTGGTGAAACTATGAGGATATTTATAACGGGAATGCCCGGAGTTGGAAAAACTACATTAGCTTTAAAGATAGCTGAGAAGTTGAAGGAGTTAGGCTATAAAGTTGGAGGTTTTATAACTAAGGAGATTAGAGATGGAGGAAAAAGAGTGGGATTTAAAATAATAACCTTAGATACCAATGAAGAAACAATATTAGCCTATGTTGGAGATGGAAAAATAAAAGTTGGTAAATATGCTGTTTTTATAGAAAATTTAGATAACGTTGGAGTTGAGGCAATAAAAAGGGCTTTGAAAGATGCTGATATTATAATTATAGATGAACTTGGAGCTATGGAATTTAAGAGTAGAAAGTTTTCTGAAGTTGTTGATGAGGTTATTAAAAGTGATAAACCGTTATTAGCCACACTACACAGAAATTGGGTAAATAAATTTAAAGATAAAGGAGAGCTATATACTTTAACTATTGAAAATAGGGAGAAATTGTTTGAAGAAATATTAAATAAAATATTGGCAGGATTAAAATAA
- a CDS encoding MFS transporter — translation MGKLEKNVFVIWITTFTTMLGVGFIAPIMAIYAQTLGATNLEIGLIFGSFALARTVAQIPVGVLSDIYGKKFFIVCGTFFYGVSTLMYNFVSTVLGFLIVRIFTGIFSAFVTPVAGSYIAAIAPKTRLGEYMGIFNSAITLGFGIGPFIGGILADMYGIKMPFYFCGFLGILAAIISYMKLEDIVFNKNKEKIDVKKISTLFSFEFLKNRNFSSSFIINVSNVMINAGIYAYLALYAINYNITISQVGFMIALTNILMALLQRSFGKLYDKLGNIMIIIGIFIISFGMYLLSTSTTFLTILASLTIIAVGSSISSTATTSLAVKDIPTHRKGEAMGLFTTSINIGMFIGAVSFGFLADILGIANMYKFSAIFSIVVGIISYLRIER, via the coding sequence ATGGGAAAATTAGAGAAAAATGTTTTTGTTATTTGGATTACTACCTTTACAACTATGCTTGGTGTTGGTTTTATAGCACCAATTATGGCAATATACGCCCAAACACTGGGAGCTACAAATTTAGAAATTGGTTTAATATTTGGTTCATTTGCATTAGCGAGAACAGTAGCTCAAATTCCTGTTGGAGTTTTATCTGATATATATGGAAAGAAGTTTTTTATTGTCTGTGGAACATTTTTTTATGGAGTCTCTACCTTAATGTATAATTTTGTTAGCACAGTTTTAGGTTTTTTAATTGTGAGAATTTTTACTGGAATCTTTTCAGCTTTTGTAACACCAGTAGCTGGGTCTTATATCGCGGCTATAGCCCCAAAAACAAGATTAGGAGAATATATGGGAATTTTTAATTCAGCAATTACATTGGGCTTTGGCATAGGACCTTTTATAGGGGGAATTCTTGCTGATATGTATGGAATTAAAATGCCATTCTACTTTTGTGGATTTTTAGGAATTTTGGCGGCAATTATAAGCTATATGAAATTGGAGGATATTGTTTTTAATAAAAATAAAGAAAAAATAGATGTTAAAAAAATATCTACTTTATTCTCATTTGAATTTTTGAAAAATAGGAATTTTTCATCCTCTTTTATTATCAATGTATCTAATGTTATGATAAATGCTGGGATATATGCGTATTTGGCATTGTATGCAATTAACTACAATATAACTATAAGTCAAGTAGGTTTTATGATTGCTTTAACAAATATCTTAATGGCTTTACTTCAAAGAAGTTTTGGAAAACTCTACGATAAATTGGGAAATATAATGATAATCATTGGAATTTTTATAATATCCTTTGGAATGTATTTGCTCTCAACCTCTACAACTTTTTTGACTATATTGGCTTCTTTAACAATTATAGCAGTTGGTAGTTCAATATCTTCCACCGCCACAACATCTCTCGCAGTTAAAGACATCCCAACACATAGAAAAGGCGAAGCTATGGGGCTTTTTACAACAAGCATAAATATTGGGATGTTTATTGGTGCAGTGTCGTTTGGATTCTTAGCTGATATTTTAGGAATAGCAAATATGTATAAATTTTCAGCAATATTTTCAATTGTTGTAGGGATTATCAGCTATTTAAGAATAGAAAGATAA
- a CDS encoding COG1361 S-layer family protein: protein MITNKIKIFLISLIFISGVYALQVDAPQYQPNVIHPGDDVDLWIKITNDNYDNEVKNIVVEVSPHYPFELRQVNPIKGKATISHLNPGESDTVYFKLHVDENAPSRDYEIDVKVSYDEINKEDGKETIHHYEITKIYYLHVYGIASFEINGNFSLIPSKTQTVPIEIINTGTGTAKEVNLYIGYSLNSVNAGSESVEVSAYGTTKTQEKTIYYPTAVPISNLPISPVGETKFYLGALKPDNSRVINLKLYTASNLVEGCYQIPAVITWIDEDGTKRAEQITIGAYVKGDILLGISNVVTDPKEIKPGTTYVRIDVTITNNGHAEAKDVKLKLITNKPFKDSWSNCNIKDVGNLLPGVSKTVSFYVDVDKYASAKHYKLPIEISYLDTANNKYKTEKFIDIYVKPKPLFEIITKEVNVTAGKENTVYITIKNVGSEKAERVKISAIRNSGQPFDYPIKSDTIGTLYPNQTGTGVIVIDVDKNAESKPYIITIEIRCAGDSDEGDNNVYVYQEPLKVVVNNSNSKSYWILGIIVVIAIVLVVGYVFKRKNSKDKE, encoded by the coding sequence ATGATAACCAATAAAATAAAAATATTCCTAATATCATTAATCTTTATTTCAGGAGTTTATGCTTTGCAGGTAGATGCTCCTCAGTATCAGCCGAATGTTATTCATCCTGGGGATGATGTTGATTTGTGGATTAAAATAACTAATGATAATTATGATAATGAAGTTAAAAACATAGTTGTTGAGGTTTCTCCACACTATCCATTTGAGTTAAGGCAGGTTAATCCAATTAAGGGGAAAGCAACAATCAGCCATTTAAATCCTGGAGAATCAGACACTGTATATTTCAAACTACATGTTGATGAAAATGCCCCATCAAGAGACTATGAAATAGATGTAAAGGTAAGTTATGATGAAATTAATAAAGAAGATGGGAAAGAAACAATCCACCACTATGAAATAACTAAAATCTATTACCTACATGTTTATGGAATAGCAAGCTTTGAAATTAATGGGAATTTTAGCCTAATTCCATCAAAAACTCAAACAGTTCCAATTGAAATTATAAACACAGGAACAGGAACAGCTAAGGAAGTTAATCTGTATATTGGATATTCTTTAAACTCTGTAAATGCTGGTTCTGAGTCAGTTGAAGTATCTGCCTATGGGACAACCAAAACCCAAGAAAAAACTATTTACTACCCAACAGCTGTTCCTATATCTAATCTACCAATTTCACCAGTTGGAGAAACAAAATTCTACTTAGGAGCTTTAAAGCCAGATAATAGCAGAGTAATTAATTTAAAGTTATACACTGCAAGCAATTTAGTTGAGGGCTGTTATCAAATCCCTGCAGTAATTACATGGATAGATGAAGACGGAACTAAAAGGGCAGAGCAGATAACCATTGGAGCTTATGTAAAAGGAGATATTTTATTGGGAATATCTAATGTGGTAACTGACCCTAAGGAGATAAAGCCAGGAACAACTTATGTGAGAATTGATGTAACAATAACCAACAATGGACATGCAGAGGCGAAGGATGTTAAATTAAAATTAATAACAAATAAACCATTTAAAGATAGCTGGAGTAACTGCAATATAAAAGATGTTGGCAACTTATTGCCCGGAGTTTCAAAGACAGTATCTTTCTATGTGGATGTAGATAAATATGCCTCTGCTAAGCATTATAAGCTTCCAATTGAAATTAGTTATTTAGATACTGCCAATAACAAATACAAAACTGAAAAATTCATAGACATCTATGTTAAACCAAAGCCATTATTTGAGATTATAACAAAAGAAGTTAATGTAACTGCTGGAAAAGAAAACACCGTCTATATAACAATAAAGAACGTTGGTAGTGAAAAGGCAGAGAGAGTTAAGATTTCAGCAATTAGAAACTCTGGACAACCATTTGATTACCCAATTAAAAGTGACACTATTGGAACTCTCTACCCTAACCAAACAGGAACTGGAGTTATAGTTATAGATGTTGATAAAAATGCTGAATCAAAGCCTTATATAATAACTATTGAAATAAGATGTGCAGGAGATAGTGATGAGGGAGATAATAACGTGTATGTCTATCAAGAACCGTTAAAAGTGGTAGTGAATAATTCAAATTCAAAAAGTTATTGGATATTGGGAATAATAGTGGTTATTGCCATTGTATTGGTTGTAGGATATGTATTTAAAAGAAAAAATAGCAAAGATAAAGAATAA
- a CDS encoding MMPL family transporter: protein MLREILKKVAHFSEQKPFLMLLIILIITVFAGISATNVKSQTAFEKMLPQDNPIIKTLYEVRDEFGGTDVITICIKLKPSDSSDKVVDIRDPRVLKAIKELEDNLRYVDGITSVSSPVDIIIQKNNGIVPNDIDTVKDILNKLPEDKRKRIFNSDYSMTVVNAYTDAGGDQKKLMRVMDDVNERIEETPFPPGVEVIATGTPPMRKLMDELMKESQSFTTTVGLIGILIILIIYFRKPLSSIMPLLPVLIAVIWTGGAMGLLDIPLDMATAGIGSLILGLGIDYGIHLMHRYDEERRKGMPIDKAIETAVVETGTAVMATTATTVVGFLALVLAPLPMMANLGKVCALGISFCMVVVLTLLPALIVIEERHIMPLIKRLKGDTQ, encoded by the coding sequence ATGCTTAGAGAAATATTAAAAAAAGTTGCTCATTTCTCCGAACAAAAACCATTCCTAATGCTTCTAATTATCTTAATTATAACTGTATTTGCTGGAATATCAGCAACCAATGTTAAATCTCAAACTGCCTTTGAAAAGATGCTTCCTCAAGACAATCCAATTATAAAAACCCTATATGAAGTCAGGGATGAATTTGGAGGAACTGATGTCATAACTATCTGTATAAAGCTAAAACCCTCAGATAGCAGTGATAAAGTTGTTGATATAAGAGACCCGAGAGTTTTAAAAGCAATTAAAGAATTGGAGGATAATTTAAGATATGTAGATGGGATAACAAGCGTAAGCTCTCCAGTAGATATAATCATTCAAAAAAATAACGGTATTGTGCCAAATGACATTGATACGGTTAAAGATATCCTAAATAAACTCCCAGAAGATAAGAGAAAGAGAATATTCAACTCAGACTATTCAATGACAGTTGTTAATGCATATACTGACGCTGGTGGAGACCAGAAAAAGCTAATGAGAGTAATGGATGATGTAAATGAAAGAATTGAAGAAACTCCATTTCCTCCAGGAGTTGAAGTTATAGCAACAGGGACTCCACCAATGAGGAAGTTGATGGATGAGTTAATGAAAGAGAGCCAAAGCTTTACAACAACAGTAGGTCTAATTGGGATTTTAATAATATTGATTATCTACTTCAGAAAGCCGTTATCCTCTATAATGCCTCTCTTACCAGTGCTTATAGCAGTTATATGGACTGGAGGAGCTATGGGGCTTTTAGACATTCCCTTGGATATGGCAACCGCTGGAATAGGCTCTCTGATACTGGGGTTGGGTATTGATTACGGAATACATTTGATGCATAGGTATGATGAAGAAAGAAGGAAAGGGATGCCAATAGATAAGGCAATAGAAACAGCTGTAGTTGAAACAGGAACTGCAGTTATGGCTACAACAGCAACAACAGTAGTTGGTTTCTTAGCTTTGGTTTTAGCTCCATTACCAATGATGGCAAACTTAGGAAAGGTCTGTGCTTTAGGGATTTCCTTCTGTATGGTGGTGGTTTTAACCTTACTACCAGCTTTAATTGTTATTGAAGAGAGGCATATAATGCCACTTATTAAGAGATTGAAAGGTGATACTCAATGA
- a CDS encoding GbsR/MarR family transcriptional regulator — MEEAKKLIIELFSELAKIHGLNKSVGAVYAILYLSDKPLTISDIMEELKISKGNVSMSLKKLEELGFVRKVWIKGERKNYYEAVDGFSSIKDIAKRKHDLIAKTYEDLKKLEEKCNEEEKEFIKQKIKGIERMKKISEKILEALNDLDN; from the coding sequence ATGGAAGAAGCAAAAAAATTAATTATTGAGTTGTTTTCAGAACTTGCAAAGATTCATGGGTTGAATAAATCAGTAGGGGCAGTGTATGCCATCCTTTACTTATCTGATAAGCCATTAACAATCTCAGACATTATGGAAGAGTTAAAGATTAGTAAAGGAAACGTTAGCATGTCTCTAAAAAAGCTTGAAGAGTTAGGATTTGTAAGGAAAGTATGGATTAAAGGAGAGAGAAAAAACTATTATGAAGCTGTTGATGGCTTTTCATCAATTAAAGATATTGCTAAGAGAAAACATGATTTAATTGCAAAAACTTATGAAGATTTAAAAAAATTAGAAGAAAAATGCAATGAAGAAGAGAAAGAGTTCATAAAACAAAAAATTAAAGGAATTGAGAGAATGAAAAAAATTTCAGAGAAGATTTTGGAAGCTCTCAATGACTTAGATAATTAA
- a CDS encoding RNA-binding domain-containing protein — MEVIIKAKVKPTEDKYKVKKAILNIFPKAKLTFIEKDNEFGEWEGKTKSVEKLKELLRSQSILDAARMVLEKGMTENATKFYLNKQAAYVGAVNFDIDTHGGIFVKILADENEDIMKIIKDIAPRTKGGVIINEDELEEEEEKEDSEEIKEGHKEENNLKIKVIDNSSGD; from the coding sequence ATGGAAGTGATTATTAAAGCTAAGGTGAAGCCAACTGAAGATAAATATAAAGTTAAAAAAGCTATCTTAAACATATTTCCAAAGGCAAAATTAACATTTATTGAGAAAGATAATGAGTTTGGAGAATGGGAAGGAAAAACTAAGAGTGTAGAGAAGTTAAAGGAACTTTTAAGGAGTCAGTCAATATTAGATGCTGCAAGGATGGTTTTAGAGAAAGGAATGACAGAGAACGCAACAAAATTTTATTTAAATAAACAGGCAGCTTATGTAGGGGCCGTGAATTTTGATATAGACACACATGGTGGGATATTTGTTAAAATCTTGGCTGATGAAAATGAGGATATTATGAAGATAATTAAAGACATCGCCCCAAGAACTAAAGGAGGAGTTATAATTAACGAAGATGAATTAGAAGAGGAAGAAGAAAAAGAAGATAGTGAAGAGATTAAAGAAGGACATAAAGAAGAAAATAATTTAAAAATAAAGGTAATTGATAATTCATCCGGTGATTAG
- a CDS encoding helicase HerA-like domain-containing protein, translating into MDNNEIIGYTIGETRIDELTFLAKEAPKVGDYVKINYDDSELLGMVESTIQGNMALEDILNIEHLEKIREFEDNSSYYILGKIKVLGDIRDLNKDGALKLPRVPPKPGIPIYRADDELLKKVFGNGHLKIGHLVTREDVEVKLDANKLCSRHLAILAMTGMGKSNTVAVLLRELNKLKATVLVFDMHGEYKDIYCESEKLRVHIIEPKINIYRINDDDLCDLAGVDAQATKQRPYIRKAIKEIKEERKEHDFSTVDDYINAIIGKLEEYKSNDNYKKDESSIQTAIFRLEDMLQFRKNIITLHYNPINDIREHYINIIPMEELDENAVDIVVSYIAKAVLDDRKRIIIDKGRDFAKPIFMIFEEAHLIAPQHRKTRAKHYLSRIAREGRKFGVGLCLVSQRPKTLDAETLSQCSNLIISKLIEPTDQKHVQMASENLSEDLVKQLTSLNIGEAIILGPCIKVPAIVKVDKFDGRYGGEDLNLVELWEKDFINTERLKTDDIEENAFGDDDLFS; encoded by the coding sequence ATGGACAATAATGAGATTATTGGCTACACAATAGGAGAAACAAGGATTGATGAATTAACATTTTTGGCTAAAGAAGCCCCAAAAGTTGGGGATTATGTTAAAATAAATTATGACGACTCTGAATTATTGGGAATGGTTGAAAGCACAATCCAAGGAAACATGGCTTTAGAGGATATTTTAAACATTGAGCATTTAGAGAAAATTAGGGAGTTTGAAGATAACTCATCCTACTACATTTTAGGAAAGATAAAGGTATTAGGAGATATTAGAGATTTAAATAAAGATGGAGCTTTAAAGTTGCCGAGAGTTCCACCAAAGCCAGGAATACCAATTTACAGAGCAGATGATGAGTTATTAAAAAAAGTTTTTGGTAATGGGCATTTAAAAATAGGGCATTTAGTTACAAGGGAAGATGTGGAGGTTAAATTAGACGCAAATAAATTATGTTCAAGACATTTGGCTATATTGGCAATGACTGGGATGGGAAAGTCAAATACTGTAGCTGTTTTGTTAAGAGAGTTGAATAAGCTTAAAGCAACCGTTTTAGTTTTTGATATGCATGGAGAATATAAAGATATTTACTGCGAAAGTGAAAAGCTAAGAGTTCATATAATTGAGCCGAAAATAAATATCTATAGGATAAATGATGATGATTTGTGTGATTTGGCTGGCGTAGATGCCCAAGCAACAAAGCAAAGACCATATATAAGAAAGGCGATAAAAGAAATTAAAGAAGAACGTAAAGAACATGATTTCAGCACAGTTGATGATTATATAAATGCAATAATTGGGAAATTGGAAGAATACAAATCAAATGATAATTATAAAAAAGATGAAAGTAGTATTCAAACAGCCATATTTAGATTGGAAGATATGTTGCAGTTTAGAAAGAATATTATAACTCTTCACTATAATCCAATAAATGATATTAGGGAACATTATATCAACATAATTCCAATGGAAGAATTGGATGAGAATGCTGTGGATATTGTTGTTTCTTATATAGCTAAAGCAGTTTTGGATGATAGGAAGAGGATTATTATTGATAAGGGAAGAGACTTTGCAAAACCAATATTTATGATTTTTGAAGAGGCACATTTAATAGCTCCACAACATAGAAAAACAAGGGCTAAGCATTATCTAAGCAGGATAGCAAGAGAGGGAAGAAAGTTTGGTGTTGGTTTATGCTTAGTTTCACAGAGACCTAAAACATTAGATGCTGAAACTTTATCTCAATGCTCTAATCTAATAATATCTAAGCTTATTGAACCAACAGACCAAAAACATGTCCAAATGGCTTCTGAAAATTTGAGTGAAGATTTAGTTAAACAATTAACAAGCTTAAACATTGGTGAGGCGATAATTTTAGGACCGTGTATAAAAGTGCCAGCAATTGTTAAGGTAGATAAATTTGACGGAAGATATGGAGGAGAGGATTTAAATCTTGTTGAATTATGGGAAAAGGACTTTATAAATACTGAACGTTTAAAAACAGATGATATTGAAGAAAATGCCTTTGGAGATGATGATTTATTCTCCTAA
- the thpR gene encoding RNA 2',3'-cyclic phosphodiesterase → MRLFLAIDIPENIKEEIAKFQEQFKMKGIKLVEKENLHITVKFLGEVDEEKLKEILNLDLSIQPIKIKLKYIGTFPNSNYIRVIWIGAYNNNLVEIFKEIDEKLSNLGFKKEREYVPHLTIGRVKFIDNKKKLKDRIEKYKDVDFGEFEAKHIKLYKSTLTPNGPIYEVIKEW, encoded by the coding sequence ATGAGGCTGTTTTTGGCTATAGACATCCCAGAAAATATAAAGGAAGAGATAGCCAAATTTCAAGAACAGTTTAAAATGAAAGGGATAAAGTTAGTTGAGAAAGAGAACTTACATATAACCGTTAAATTCTTAGGAGAAGTTGATGAAGAAAAATTAAAAGAAATATTGAATTTAGATTTATCAATTCAGCCAATAAAAATAAAGCTAAAATATATTGGAACATTCCCAAACTCTAACTATATAAGGGTTATATGGATTGGAGCTTACAATAATAATCTTGTAGAAATCTTTAAAGAAATTGATGAAAAACTATCAAACTTAGGATTTAAAAAAGAAAGAGAGTATGTTCCTCACTTAACAATTGGTAGAGTTAAATTCATTGATAACAAGAAAAAATTAAAAGATAGAATTGAAAAATATAAAGATGTAGATTTTGGAGAGTTTGAAGCAAAACACATAAAGCTTTATAAATCAACTTTAACTCCAAACGGTCCTATATATGAGGTTATAAAAGAGTGGTAG
- a CDS encoding Trm112 family protein yields the protein MHWIEKYLKILQCPYCRGDLYLNKNKNKLICKKCNRVYDIVEGIPILLRY from the coding sequence ATGCACTGGATTGAAAAATATCTGAAAATATTACAATGTCCATACTGTAGAGGAGATTTATACTTAAACAAAAATAAAAATAAGTTGATATGTAAAAAATGTAATAGGGTTTATGATATAGTTGAAGGTATCCCTATACTGCTAAGATACTGA